DNA sequence from the Odontesthes bonariensis isolate fOdoBon6 chromosome 18, fOdoBon6.hap1, whole genome shotgun sequence genome:
CTGCAATGGTGTATTCAATGATTAGTTCTAAAACAATCAGAAATGTGAGGGAGCATGGCACACCGTATACATCTATATCCAAAAAGTTGGTGTTTTGTGCAAAATTATcaatcaaaaacattcaaactgtgCTTTAAATTGGAAATAGCTTGCAGATTCAAAAGCAGAGAAAAggacatttttcctttttctgataAATTTATGCACAGTTTTAATCACAaatatcatttttaaaaagcatggTCAGAGGAAACAAAAGACTTTAAAAGTTGAATAATCCTATAAATACAAGAAGGAAAAAATggctaaataataaagaaacattGTTTAGCCAGCATCATTGATGATATTAAGCTGCATAAGCACACATGACATATGTAACATGAACATCTGCCACAAAAACATTCAttctaaattatatatatacattctattAGCATAATAAGCTGTCATACAGCTAATGGAACCAATGAGCGTATCCCCTGTTCTAATAGTGAAATATATAAGTCATGACAGAACTTGTCTATGCCTTAGATAAACAAATAGAAGACCTGTTATGAGTTTGGCGAGCAGCCTGCACAAAACAGGGCTGGTCTGATTCTTTCAGCAGCTCCTGGGTGAACGCCATGAGCCCTGCATGTTCCATCAAGCCCCGTCTCTCCGCCACCTGAGCAGCCAATGCTTCGCCTCGTTTCTGTCGCGCCACTTCCAGAGCCTGGGTGAATGAGGCGTGACGCTCAGCCAGAGCAGCAGTCAGATCCCTGATACTCTGAGCCAGCTGCTCTCTGGCTGACACGCTGTTAACCTGGTGACGAATAACACGCACagacaagttcaaacatctgaAAACAATGCATCTTCACAGGGATTCATTAAGCCTTAAAGAGCTTGCTTAAAACTACAGAgtttaaaatacacaaaagCGGATTAATTACTTTCAAAAAGCATGTGTGCATCAAGTTTGTTGTCATAGACATACTGATTTTTAACAATGCAATGGATGCATGGTTAATAATTTCCCCATGTGCATTAACtaaacaataaaatatttacaacTTCATAAGCGCTTGTTGCTATACTTGACACATGATGTAAAactgaggatcaaagccaaaaCTAGCTTAATTTTTCACCTGGCAGTTTTACAGACTCTCACCGGAGACAGCTGGGACTAACAGAAGCTCGGCTGCCACAGTTTATCATGGCCGAGTTGACTCCCTTACTCTGCCACTTTTGTGTTATATCAGCTGAGATCTTGAGTGCCAGTTCTCAAGATAAGcctgccatccatccatccatcttctatagcTGCTTAATCCATATCAGGGTTGTGGGAGGGCTGGAGCCTAACCCACCTGCcatcgggtgagaggcgggCACACCCTGAACCAGTGCCGGTCCATCAAAGAGTCAAGCAACCATTCACGCTCACTCTTACGCAGGCTCAAATTAAAATCTTAAATCACCAATTAAtcgtgcatgtttttggactgtgggaggaaactGTTGTTCCCAGGGAGAACCCATCCATGCATGGGGAAAACAGAAAGGCCACAGCCAAGATTTAAACCTGGAACTTTCTTGCAGTGAGGCAGtgcaaaccaccacaccactgttcAGCCCCACAAACCTGCCATGTTAATGTTAATTGCACAATTTAACAATGTCACTGGCATGCAATGTTGTTAAGATGGAATGTAACCAAAAGTTATTTATGGGTGCTGTTCAGAGATCTGTCAGTGTCCTCAGTGGAAACGCCCACAGTTTCTCTTTAAaaccaaactttatttatttgccAGTTGTTTAAATCCTTCATGTTTGGCTGGGTGGTAAATACACAGAAAATGAAGAAGCACAGCAAGAATTGTCGGAAGTTGCAGTTTCACTGGAAATACGTTCAATAGAATCTTTGAAAAGTGCCGCACACTCGGGCTCCATATGTATTAATCATTGTGCTATTCTGTCTCAAACTGCATATTTATTTCTACATTACACAAACTTGAAGAATTTGCTCTGGATAAAAAAGCAATTATTTCAGTCAATGTGACTGAAGTTGAATATTTCCACAACCACCAAAAGGAACCAGAATACAGCAGCTTCAACAGTTTTATGACATTAAGCTGCTAATTGATGTTCAGTAACATTTTATCAGTCAAAAGAATGAATCACCTCAGTCTGAGTGATGGCACTCTCCAGCTGGGTAATCTGAGCCAGAACTGTGTCCTGGTTGGACAGAATGTAGTTTATCTCTTTAGTAATCTTTTCCTgttgaataaacaaaaaaaaaacacatcacagAGATTAAAAATTACACAGAGCTTTAAACTAACTTTGTATTAGTCCATCTGCTTTAGTTTTACAAGTCTCTGGTATATCAATAGCTGCTTTTCAAGAGTAATTCCTGTATAATTATAATTCTGTTTCAAAATCTGGATACAAATCTATCAATGGCATAAATCAAAGAGGTTTCAGAACAAACACCTTCATATGAACACTGACATCAAGCTTGTGTGCCTTTTTATACATAACTGTAGATTTCTTATGACTATCTGTTGTTGCAAACCTTTCATTTTGTCTTTGTCAGATTCACAGCCATACCTTCAGAGCTTGGTAAGCCTGCGCCACTGGGAGGATTTTGTGTCCAGCGTGGATGCGGCGCAGTTTGCAGAGAGGGCAGAGCAGCCGCTGACAGGACCTACAATAGAACTGCAGCTTCTCCTGGTCATGCTCCGGACAGGTCAGGACCTGGAGAAGAGAGGGACATTAAATCAGAAATAATTCCTTCACCTTTACCTCAGGAGAGAAAAAGCAAATCTTTGTAACATACAGATGTATGGGAAATGCGTCATTCTAACTTGTAAAACAGCCAACATCAGcgagagaaaacagagagagagaagccatgtttttctacttttattatttttaggcTCCCTGGTGTTATCTTTATCTATGTGGCTCGGATAACAAAAGCATTTCCTGAAAATACCGGACAATTAGGTCAAAACATCGACTCTGCACCACATCCATCTTAATAAcacaaaaactaaacagacagatggacaggggCTTCGTCAGCTGCAATGAGGGCGCTGCTCCGCTCCGTTGTAGTAAAGAGGCAGCTGACCCGGAAGGCAAAGCTTTCAATTTACTGGTCaatctttgttccaaccctcacctacGCTCAAGAGatctgggtagtgaccgaaagaatgaggtcgtggatacaagcggctgaaatgggtTTTCTTTGGAGGGTGGCcaggctctcccttagagatagggtgaggagCTCGGCCATCCGGGAGGGAgggagtagagccgctgctcctctgcatcgaAGGAGTCCACTGAGGTGGTTCGAGCATCTGGATTCgatgcctcctggtcgcctccttttggaggttttttttgggcacgtccaactgggaggaggccccggggaagacccagaactcgctggagggattatatatcccttCTCTCCTGGGAATTCATCTgtatcccccaggaggagctcaATAAGAGGAAGAGTACTTTTACCCAAGGCAAGAAGCCAAAATGCTAAATTCATTCTTTAGTGTAACAAAGACCACACATAGAAACACATTTGCCATTTCCACACACAAACAGTGGAGAGTTTCAGGAAAATGGGCAGAGAATTAGGTCAAGACTTTCTTCGTAGGTGCTGCTCTCACTTGGGTCGCCAGGTTTTCTTTACAGCATCTTGAAAATAGCCACTGATACTTAATCATCCACAAATGATAAtgattgcttttgtttttctatcAATACCACAAGTATTTGTTCGTACCTGCAGAATCAATGGACAAATGGAAAGTAACATACAGGTCAGAAGAAAATAGGTATGAAGCAGCAACTCTTATGCCGCTTGCAGTAAATGCAATTTGTTGCTGTCTTTACACATCATCTCACTCACTCATATTCTAGGTGATAGCTGGGTAACTGGCTTGGTAAAAATCTACATTTGTATGGAGTCCTTCTAAAACATGTCTGGAAAGTAAAGGACTGTAGTGCATGTGTATGGACAGACAGTGATGAGACAAAGAGAAAGGTGGAAAAATGTAAACATCCTCTGCCAGATTTCCAAACCCATTAAATTGAGAAGACTTGAGATGACTTATATAGCATAATTTTACCATTTTCTATgaattattttactttattcaaGTACATACACTGTCAATTTAAAAATGCATCAATACTTTCtggaaactgtaaaaaagtggTACCAACAGGCTCAATGCACAGAAATtgtcttcattttcttttatgttatCATTTTAGAGTTTATTGTTTCATATCTAGATAAAAATTAGCAATAAGTGTCTCAGTGTATGACAGTACCTTTGGTCTGAAGTTGAGTGTTGGCTGGATATGTTCATGTTGTGCCCGTGGCGTTCCCCATGGGTGATAGAGCTTGAAACACTCATTGCAGAAATTGGATCTGCAGTCAGCACAACCCTTAGTGGCCTCCAGAGTGTGGGGGGGCTTACAAAACTGGCACATCACAGCAACACTGCCCAGGCTCACTGTGTGTCTGTACCTGTTTGAAGTGTGGAGAGAAAGCACAGACGGTAGAAAGAGAAAGAGTCTGGTTTAGCATTTATCCATCTAGTTTGTTTCATTGTgatgaaatatatttttcacAAAAGGACATCCGGTCATCAAAAGTGTAAAAATTAAGAAGTTAGAattcaaaataataaaaataataagaatTCAAAATAATTCAACTCCTATAAAAGGTTTTGAAGCCTGTGAGAGGTGCAGTGGGTGATTGAGACTAACAGTATCAAAGTGGTGAGAAACTGAACAGAAAGCTGCTAGACTGTGGAAAAACACTGTCATTAAGGGTTGCTACTGTACAATATGTTGCAGTGCACACTGTGCAGGATTCTTCACagttcagctgctgctgaataATGGCAATTAGATTTGGACATGTTCCCGATCCTCCTGTTTTTCAGGTCGGAGCCATCCATTTCTTTAAATTTGTACCTTGACATCATCTGCACTGAAGGTGTGGGGTTTATGTGCATGTCTTTCTTTCTTCCGTTCATTATTAGTTTGAGGTATGTGTGCAGATTTGCGTGCTTGTGTCGTATCAACCTCTCCACTATGCGCTCCAAGGTGAGGTTGCGGAGACAGTCAGTAAGGCCTTTCTCTCCTAGTTCAACATCTCGGCCGCAGGGGACGCAGGGGAACATCATCACCAGGGGTGGGCCTTCCTTGCGGCGGCGTCCTGGATACGTCCCATATCCAGGAGACCGTGGCATGGATGGGGAAGGCGGGTGGGGACCTCAAATCAAAAGAAAGAAGCAGTTATAAGCAGAGGGAGGGAAGGAAAACTGAACTAATTAAAGCATTCCCCTTCTCTTCCCTTTGTGAGATCAAATTCAGATGGACTCTAAAGAAGAGGCACTCCCTACCTGATCGTAGCACACGGTCAATGggcctctgctcagctttaGGAGTCGGCCTGCGTGCCTGACGAGGTGAGCGCGTGTTGGGTGTGGAGGCTGGGGAATTGGGCTCTGGGGGGAGCTCTGGAGGCGGATAGCCATTTGCCACTAAGACCTCAGAAGCACACAAGAGACAGACACTGTGCTGGCATGGCAGCACCACGGGTTGTTTTACTATTTCCTTACAAACAGGGCAGTGCAACTCATGCTCCAGGCTCTTCATGTTAGACTGTTGGAAGCAAAGAGATGAAGAATTGTTAAGGGAATCGTCCCTAAGATGGAATTATTTTGTATAAAATTCAACCTTTAGAGGAAAAATTGGTACCTTGAACCTTTAATAGAATATCAAAGAGAAGTAAGAGTTGCTGATAAGGAATTGTGTTATATTAAAACATTTAGTTAAAACATtagttaatatttcaaaatattCAATACCTAAAGAGCATTCAGGTTAGAGGAGATAACAAGACAGGACTTAGAGTGGCCAATATGAAAAGCTATTTGAGAAAGGCGACACAGGACTGGTTAATTATGGATAAAGACCAAACGTTAATTATTCAACCAATGTATCCCTTAGTCCACAGTCCCTCATATGAGCGTATGACGTATGCATATGACATGGGCTCCTTAACTAGCAGCTACATTACGGTTTTATGACATTGTGAAAACTAACTATATTTATATCATATTTCTCATGTGAATGTTATAAATGTGCAAAACGAACAGTGTGTTGAATACATCAGGCCAGAATGACAACTGGCTCAGATCAGAATCCACAAATTCATCCATAACATAAGAAACACAGTGTCATTAATGCAACACACTTCCTACAAAGTAGAGAAACTGTTGGCTTTTATGGCACAGTACACACCCCTACGAAGGGGAACGATACAAAGACACACAGTGGGAGTGTTATTTGTCCATTTAGTGGTCTAAATCACTGTGCAAAATTATTTCTAACATTAGCTACTGAACCTGTACCTTCAGTCTATGAAACCCCAGCCATCAGAGCTGTGGGGCGAGTGTACATTTGGATCTCTGGAGCAGCTAGCACATCACAGCCACACTCAAGGACATGGATTTCGCAGAACAGCTCACAGGCTGTTGCAGAAAATTGTGACTTCACACCTATAATCACTTTAAATCCACAGCCGTTTGGAGAAATGACAAAGGTCCTATCAGTTCCATAATAACGCTAATACCATCTTACCAGTCAGGTTTTGTGTTCAGTCAGTATTTGTTAGTGCAGCACAGATGGAACACATTAAATCGGGCAGGCCGGCTCTCTTGCTTCACAGGATGCCCTTGACACACAATTTCAACCTTCAAACAAAACTGTTGCAGACCCAGCTGCAGCCATCACAGACACAAGGAATTAACGTCAAAATGAGGACAAAACTAAACTGACTGGCTATGCTGCACAGGGAATATGGGAATTTTCTGTCTGTGGTGTGATGTGATGCAGCAGGACGACTTGTCACAGCACACCATAAAACACACAAGCGGTGAGCACACTCTAAAGAGGACATTAAGGGACGACAAAAGTCACTCATAAATGGTGACTGATGACAGGAGCATCTTTCCAATCTTTCCAAGGAATAATATAGCTAAGTTACATACATCTTTGAGGCAAAATTAGCTCAGGCtttttcaggggagaaaaaaaattagcCTTGGCATAGCCTGAAGCATCAAATTGGACTCACCGAATAATCACAATTACCTACTTTCTCCCTCAGTCCACCTCAGTCTCTCTGTGTCATTCTCCAATGTCAATTCCGGCCTGTCTATCTCCTCCTCTAGCAGTTAAGCCAAACGCAGTTTCAGGTTACTACGATTCCTACAGGCTAAAGAAACCACGGCAAACAGTGACCCTCCGCATCCATCTTAAATGGCCTGTGCGCACTGTTACTGCCCAGCGGCGGCGCGGTGAGGGCGTAAAAGAGGCGCATCCTTACCTTCACCTGGAATCTAGGCGCCATGACAGTAGACTACGTAGGCTATATATCTCCCGCATCAGGACAGTGATGTCTCTAGCAAATAGGGGAGGGGTTTGAAGCACTATATTGCCAGCATCGAGGTGTAAGATGGGCTCCAGAGGAAATGGGCCGCGGTGGCTGATTCGACAGTATGAAAATATTCACCCCCTCGCCCGCCCCGCTGGCACCTTTTTTTCTGTAAGGCTGCCACTGTAACGGCCACTGCTGCCAGCAGCATCCGGGCACAGTTTTCTCCCCATCCTGAGCAGCAACCAGGAGTCCTGCATCTCGTCTCCATGGAAACGAGCATCCAAtgatccccccaaaaaagaaacgTTGTCGTTTCAGTCTGCACCCATACTGTTTTACCATTAGATATTTAACATTCCATAGCTGCATCTCATCAACGAGCGTCGGTTTCATTTCTGCTCATTTCGAAGAATTAAGATCCAATCTCGCACCATATGCGTTAAAACCTTTTAATCTGGGTTCGAAAATAACCACGGTGCAATCCACGCTGCAGTCTTCTCTCACCCTGATTTCGATAAACATTCAGTGACAACACAAAATCAGACATTTAAAGCAGCTACTCACGCTGATACGAACCAGAGCTTCCATCGCTGAtgtggctgtttttaaatccaTCTCTGCCATATGAAGAAAATATCTCTCCCCTGTTCTCATCATCTGGATATAAAGCGAGACGTATCTAGGCCACAGGCCGTGTAGTAGATGTTAATAAGACAAATACACGATCATTTAAGCGCTTTTGCTAATGTTTTTAAAGCCGTTTTGTAATTCCTGcgttttttcctgttttatctATAGACACTCGTCTGGGCTTTattgccacaaaaataaaataacacggAAATAACACAGAAATGCGAAAGGAAGTCAATCCAATTTCAAGATTTGCAGTGAATATCAACATACATCTACGCTAGTATTAACAGATGCCTGTGGCTTTATtccctacccagagatcccGCCCCCCACCCTTCCCATCCTTGAAAGGATGCCTTCAAATGATGGAGCAAACAGTGGGGAGAAAGGCTGATGTCACTGttggaaaaaataaacatttctgaTTCCGCGATTCATGAATCTCATGAAAGTAGACCTCGTTACAGGCTGTATTTCCATTATccacagaaaacaagaaaatgtagACAACACCCCGAACCAGAGCTTATTTGTATAGTGGCCATATCTAAATAGCTTCCATGAGGTACCAAGAGCTATAGGGTCGCTGGGATAACCTGCATTTTGGCAGAATTCCTTTAAAAGGAATTCAGCAAAAGAGGCAAGAGATCAAAAGgaatcattttgatcatgtttcagaaaaaaattacaaatcaagtcaagtcatctcaaaataaaagtaaatcaATATCATTTCTATAAACGAATTAATAGGGAACATTTGAAGGTCATGGGTTGGTTTTACAAAACCGCTTTAAAGATGCAGTGAGGCTTAGTTTTGATTTCAATTGTAATAATTTCAAATGAAATGAGTTATGAAACACTcagaatttatttttcaaagagaaaaaaaaaagaaaaccaaaagccAAAAGCTTCCAATATGCAACAACATGCAATGTCGTTTCtagttctagaatgcgccgttgagggtggcagcacgttggagtagctctgtacctcacattgagattttttcttttttctaaatttcattcctgttttttcttggaagaaattgcattttttggacaactgttccttcctgccttggatgctgtgcagctggattgatttttcccaatacttttgtatattttgctcttttgttatgatgcataaccatagcaacagggtggtttacaacagggagcagctgattaacattggaaaagcagaaataattcgacaactgaagccagaaatcccactggaattgaaaaggaagcgttgtggatgcagagcaggagcaaagaggacagagagaaagaataAGTTCAAACCATTtctgccatccatcatcatgggcaatgtaatatcgttagctaacaagttggatgaacttctagccttgacaaggactcagcaagaatatcgggaatgtagcattatgtgttttactgagacatggctgcaggatcatatccccgactccagcgtctctctgctgggcttcctgactgtacgagcagatcgagatttaaagagtagcaggaaaaggaaagggggtggattggcagtgcttgtcaacaacagatggtgtcacccaggacatgttactgtgaagagtcgtctctgcagtcctgacattgaactattggcagtaagttttcgtccatattatttgccaagagagttcaccagtgttgttttggtggctgtttacattccaccctcagctgttgccgacactgcatgtgatgtcatcagttccgttgttgctaagatacagacacaacaccccaattcttttgtggcaatatctggtgattttaatcatgcctcactctctgctacactaccaacttttcaacagtttgtcagctgctctaccagagaaaacaagacattggatttgttttacacaaatgtcaaggattcatacatttccaaatcaagacctcccctgggtaaatcagatcacaaccttgtttttctctgttcagcatataaaccccttgtccagagactacctgtcacaaaaaggactgttagaaagtggtcacaggaagctgaagaagccttacagggttgttttgatgcaacccattggatttttctttgtaagccacatggagaggacattaatgccatgactgagtgtgtgactgactatttaaacttctgtgtggacaacaccatccccaccagaacagtgagatgcttccctgataacaaaccctggatcaccagtgagctaaaggaactattgaacaagaaaaaaagagcctttagggagcgagacaaggagttactgaggagtatacagaagcagctcaaagtcaagatcagagagagcaaggaggtgtatagaaagaagcttgagagtaaactgcagaggaacaatatcagagatgtgtggtcaggaatgaagaagatcacaggcctcaagcagagggaggatcggatggatggaactctggacagagcaaatgagctgaacacattcttcaacaggttcagttcaggaacaagctcaccatcctcccctcctgttcccagccaaagagacatcccaccctcctctgactcacagctttcctgtaacatctccacctccacctcagtcatggattcttctgcttccactagtttgtcttcaaccaaatcaggagatgctgctgtcccctttgcctccccctcccatttttctgtttctagaagtcaggtgaagaggcagttgaaGAGACTGAACaagctgcaggtccagatggtgtcagcccccgagtcctgaaggcctgtgcagaacagctctgtgggattctgcaacaccttttcaaccttagcttgacccaagagaaggtaccactgttgtggaagacatcctgtctggttccagtaccaaagaaaacccacccttcagtcatcaatgactacagacctgttccCCTgccatcccacatcatgaaggtcgtggagagactcctgttgacccacctgtgtaagcaaaccagcacatatcaggaccccctgcagtttgcttatcgccatggagttggagttgaagacgctatcatacacctgcttcaacaaacccactgtcatctggacaaagcaggcagcactgtgaggatcatgttctttgatttctccagtgcatttaacacaatccagcctgatctgcttcgtctgaaagactcaggtggaggcctcaacaatcacctggattaaagactacctgacaaacagaccacagtttgtcagactgaagaattgtgtgtctaaccaggcgatcagcagcacaggagcaccacaggggactgtactctcaccattccttttcactctgtacacttcagacttccagtacaagtcagactcctgtcatctacagaaatattcagatgactctgcagttgtcgggtgtatcagagatggacaagaagctgagtacagagagctggtggaccgctttgtggcaaggtgtgggaacaatcatctcatcttgaatgttaacaaaacaaaggagatgattgtagatttcaggagaaacagagtcagatcaaaccctgtttccatcatgggagaagaagtggaggtggttgaggaatataatgaggaataccttggtgttcatctggacaacagactggactggagacacaacagtgaagccatctacaagaaaggacagagcagactgtacttcttgaggaagctaaggtccttcaaggtttgcagcaagatgttgcagatattctacaagtctgttgttgagagcgtcatttcctctggcgtcatctgttggggcagcagcatcagaaccagggacctaaaaagactcaacaacctgataaggaaggctggttctgttctggggacgactgtggaacctctggagacaataatgcaaagaaggattttgcataaaatcaagagaattatggacaaccctgaacatcctctccatgagactgttattggaaaacagagtctcttcagtcaaaggcttcttcagtttggatgcaaaacggaccgctacaggaaatctttcctgcccacagccatcagcat
Encoded proteins:
- the trim46b gene encoding tripartite motif-containing 46b isoform X2, encoding MMRTGERYFLHMAEMDLKTATSAMEALSNMKSLEHELHCPVCKEIVKQPVVLPCQHSVCLLCASEVLVANGYPPPELPPEPNSPASTPNTRSPRQARRPTPKAEQRPIDRVLRSGPHPPSPSMPRSPGYGTYPGRRRKEGPPLVMMFPCVPCGRDVELGEKGLTDCLRNLTLERIVERYRHTVSLGSVAVMCQFCKPPHTLEATKGCADCRSNFCNECFKLYHPWGTPRAQHEHIQPTLNFRPKVLTCPEHDQEKLQFYCRSCQRLLCPLCKLRRIHAGHKILPVAQAYQALKEKITKEINYILSNQDTVLAQITQLESAITQTEVNSVSAREQLAQSIRDLTAALAERHASFTQALEVARQKRGEALAAQVAERRGLMEHAGLMAFTQELLKESDQPCFVQAARQTHNRLSKAIENLQHFTFAADPSFRHFQLDVSKELKLLTELNFIQAPLAPVIDTQRTLAYDQLFLSWRLPQESAPAWHFSVEYRRRGVVPGGASRGGIRGGLSAARWGWQRLDEVSGSSAVIDRLEMDSVYVLRVRGCNKAGYGEYSEEVYLHTPPAPVLNFYLDSRWGLHADRLVVSKEQRGARSVPGLSLLQAADHALTSCHLTSDLLVGDVAITQGRHYWACSVEPGSYLVKVGVGLESKLQEWFHLPQDMASPRYDPDSGHDSGAEDALDSAPPFCFLTMGMGKIYLPQHNYHHHSNQGNGNRDPITNGNGPSSPSGITYPLPPRLGVCLDFEKGRVTFYDAHSLRTLWEGHVDCSGPVCPAFCFIGGGALQLQELVANRSADQTPVRRVTIQPRGSNLNNN
- the trim46b gene encoding tripartite motif-containing 46b isoform X1 codes for the protein MMRTGERYFLHMAEMDLKTATSAMEALVRISSNMKSLEHELHCPVCKEIVKQPVVLPCQHSVCLLCASEVLVANGYPPPELPPEPNSPASTPNTRSPRQARRPTPKAEQRPIDRVLRSGPHPPSPSMPRSPGYGTYPGRRRKEGPPLVMMFPCVPCGRDVELGEKGLTDCLRNLTLERIVERYRHTVSLGSVAVMCQFCKPPHTLEATKGCADCRSNFCNECFKLYHPWGTPRAQHEHIQPTLNFRPKVLTCPEHDQEKLQFYCRSCQRLLCPLCKLRRIHAGHKILPVAQAYQALKEKITKEINYILSNQDTVLAQITQLESAITQTEVNSVSAREQLAQSIRDLTAALAERHASFTQALEVARQKRGEALAAQVAERRGLMEHAGLMAFTQELLKESDQPCFVQAARQTHNRLSKAIENLQHFTFAADPSFRHFQLDVSKELKLLTELNFIQAPLAPVIDTQRTLAYDQLFLSWRLPQESAPAWHFSVEYRRRGVVPGGASRGGIRGGLSAARWGWQRLDEVSGSSAVIDRLEMDSVYVLRVRGCNKAGYGEYSEEVYLHTPPAPVLNFYLDSRWGLHADRLVVSKEQRGARSVPGLSLLQAADHALTSCHLTSDLLVGDVAITQGRHYWACSVEPGSYLVKVGVGLESKLQEWFHLPQDMASPRYDPDSGHDSGAEDALDSAPPFCFLTMGMGKIYLPQHNYHHHSNQGNGNRDPITNGNGPSSPSGITYPLPPRLGVCLDFEKGRVTFYDAHSLRTLWEGHVDCSGPVCPAFCFIGGGALQLQELVANRSADQTPVRRVTIQPRGSNLNNN
- the trim46b gene encoding tripartite motif-containing 46b isoform X5, with the translated sequence MMRTGERYFLHMAEMDLKTATSAMEALVRISSNMKSLEHELHCPVCKEIVKQPVVLPCQHSVCLLCASEVLVANGYPPPELPPEPNSPASTPNTRSPRQARRPTPKAEQRPIDRVLRSGPHPPSPSMPRSPGYGTYPGRRRKEGPPLVMMFPCVPCGRDVELGEKGLTDCLRNLTLERIVERYRHTVSLGSVAVMCQFCKPPHTLEATKGCADCRSNFCNECFKLYHPWGTPRAQHEHIQPTLNFRPKVLTCPEHDQEKLQFYCRSCQRLLCPLCKLRRIHAGHKILPVAQAYQALKEKITKEINYILSNQDTVLAQITQLESAITQTEVNSVSAREQLAQSIRDLTAALAERHASFTQALEVARQKRGEALAAQVAERRGLMEHAGLMAFTQELLKESDQPCFVQAARQTHNRLSKAIENLQHFTFAADPSFRHFQLDVSKELKLLTELNFIQAPLAPVIDTQRTLAYDQLFLSWRLPQESAPAWHFSVEYRRRGVVPGGASRGGIRGGLSAARWGWQRLDEVSGSSAVIDRLEMDSVYVLRVRGCNKAGYGEYSEEVYLHTPPAPGGSWSGVQTAGVVSPSTGHGQSPLRPRQRP
- the trim46b gene encoding tripartite motif-containing 46b isoform X4 — protein: MMRTGERYFLHMAEMDLKTATSAMEALVRISSNMKSLEHELHCPVCKEIVKQPVVLPCQHSVCLLCASEVLVANGYPPPELPPEPNSPASTPNTRSPRQARRPTPKAEQRPIDRVLRSGPHPPSPSMPRSPGYGTYPGRRRKEGPPLVMMFPCVPCGRDVELGEKGLTDCLRNLTLERIVERYRHTVSLGSVAVMCQFCKPPHTLEATKGCADCRSNFCNECFKLYHPWGTPRAQHEHIQPTLNFRPKVLTCPEHDQEKLQFYCRSCQRLLCPLCKLRRIHAGHKILPVAQAYQALKEKITKEINYILSNQDTVLAQITQLESAITQTEVNSVSAREQLAQSIRDLTAALAERHASFTQALEVARQKRGEALAAQVAERRGLMEHAGLMAFTQELLKESDQPCFVQAARQTHNRLSKAIENLQHFTFAADPSFRHFQLDVSKELKLLTELNFIQAPLAPVIDTQRTLAYDQLFLSWRLPQESAPAWHFSVEYRRRGVVPGGASRGGIRGGLSAARWGWQRLDEVSGSSAVIDRLEMDSVYVLRVRGCNKAGYGEYSEEVYLHTPPAPALYLSSSTVPLPRCQSTCLLQNCLTSTWTLAGVSMPTGWSSAKSSAVLAVSPASLFFRPLTMPSPPVI
- the trim46b gene encoding tripartite motif-containing 46b isoform X6; translation: MMRTGERYFLHMAEMDLKTATSAMEALVRISSNMKSLEHELHCPVCKEIVKQPVVLPCQHSVCLLCASEVLVANGYPPPELPPEPNSPASTPNTRSPRQARRPTPKAEQRPIDRVLRSGPHPPSPSMPRSPGYGTYPGRRRKEGPPLVMMFPCVPCGRDVELGEKGLTDCLRNLTLERIVERYRHTVSLGSVAVMCQFCKPPHTLEATKGCADCRSNFCNECFKLYHPWGTPRAQHEHIQPTLNFRPKVLTCPEHDQEKLQFYCRSCQRLLCPLCKLRRIHAGHKILPVAQAYQALKEKITKEINYILSNQDTVLAQITQLESAITQTEVNSVSAREQLAQSIRDLTAALAERHASFTQALEVARQKRGEALAAQVAERRGLMEHAGLMAFTQELLKESDQPCFVQAARQTHNRLSKAIENLQHFTFAADPSFRHFQLDVSKELKLLTELNFIQAPLAPVIDTQRTLAYDQLFLSWRLPQESAPAWHFSVEYRRRGVVPGGASRGGIRGGLSAARWGWQRLDEVSGSSAVIDRLEMDSVYVLRVRGCNKAGYGEYSEEVYLHTPPAPVLSTSLLIFSAPSCS